One part of the Dermacentor andersoni chromosome 2, qqDerAnde1_hic_scaffold, whole genome shotgun sequence genome encodes these proteins:
- the LOC126541322 gene encoding transmembrane protein 198 isoform X1, whose amino-acid sequence MQDQFFDHGRDTNSSETLDCEEFTFDYDIPVAILCGMYMVFGVVYTLYGYRCFKAVMFLTGFLFGSFVVFKICTVESLLPTAGNAGVSLGAGLLFGLITMLVQHAGLFLTGFHTGLFAGFGSIALMRIWYTPSTVWLTVGILLACSILGAVLNLFWQKALTILGTSVYGGAMMVVGSDYFVSRSRLTDWSLGVILLKPPLPLCWFSWLILALWPLLIVIGVITQWRLTGRGTYHSDIGPSRRSRQLNLQRIRQEESRAEQRQRKYRYLYQVRTAHGDVISQSYIQSLQKKVCPPPDDSLSMLHSDLTHLTMLNPSESTATTLSQVT is encoded by the exons ATGCAGGACCAGTTCTTCGACCATGGGCGAGACACCAACTCATCTGAGACTTTGGACTGTGAAGAATTCACCTTTGATTATGACATTCCAGTGGCTATACTGTGCGGCATGTACATGGTGTTTGGTGTTGTCTACACACTGTATG GGTATCGCTGCTTCAAGGCTGTGATGTTCCTGACGGGCTTCCTCTTTGGCTCCTTTGTGGTGTTCAAGATCTGCACTGTGGAGAGCCTCCTGCCAACAGCAGGCAATGCAGGCGTCTCTCTCGGTGCTGGCTTGCTGTTTGGCCTCATCACCATGCTGGTGCAGCATGCGGGCCTTTTCCTGACCGGCTTCCACACGGGGCTGTTTGCAGGCTTTGGTAGCATAGCCCTGATGCGGATCTGGTACACGCCGTCCACAGTGTGGCTGACTGTTGGTATCCTCCTCGCCTGCAGCATCCTGGGTGCTGTGCTCAACCTCTTCTGGCAGAAAG CCCTGACAATTCTAGGCACGAGCGTGTATGGAGGTGCCATGATGGTGGTAGGCTCAGACTACTTTGTGAGTCGGTCACGCCTGACAGACTGGTCCCTGGGTGTGATCCTACTCAAGCCCCCTCTGCCGCTGTGCTGGTTTTCCTGGCTCATACTGGCGCTGTGGCCACTGCTCATCGTCATCGGAGTGATCACCCAGTGGCGGCTCACTGGCCGTGGCACCTACCACTCTGACA TTGGGCCATCCCGAAGGTCTCGTCAACTCAACCTACAGAGAATAAGGCAAGAAGAATCCCGCGCAGAGCAACGACAGCGCAAATACCGATACTTGTACCAGGTGCGGACTGCTCACGGAGATGTCATCTCACAG AGCTACATCCAGAGCCTGCAGAAGAAGGTGTGCCCACCACCTGACGACAGCCTCTCAATGCTCCACTCCGACCTGACGCATCTCACAATGCTCAACCCTTCGGAGAGCACAGCCACCACACTGAGCCAAGTGACTTGA
- the LOC126541322 gene encoding transmembrane protein 198 isoform X2, which translates to MQDQFFDHGRDTNSSETLDCEEFTFDYDIPVAILCGMYMVFGVVYTLYGYRCFKAVMFLTGFLFGSFVVFKICTVESLLPTAGNAGVSLGAGLLFGLITMLVQHAGLFLTGFHTGLFAGFGSIALMRIWYTPSTVWLTVGILLACSILGAVLNLFWQKALTILGTSVYGGAMMVVGSDYFVSRSRLTDWSLGVILLKPPLPLCWFSWLILALWPLLIVIGVITQWRLTGRGTYHSDIGPSRRSRQLNLQRIRQEESRAEQRQRKYRYLYQVRTAHGDVISQYLPLQPWSSVAYLNTSA; encoded by the exons ATGCAGGACCAGTTCTTCGACCATGGGCGAGACACCAACTCATCTGAGACTTTGGACTGTGAAGAATTCACCTTTGATTATGACATTCCAGTGGCTATACTGTGCGGCATGTACATGGTGTTTGGTGTTGTCTACACACTGTATG GGTATCGCTGCTTCAAGGCTGTGATGTTCCTGACGGGCTTCCTCTTTGGCTCCTTTGTGGTGTTCAAGATCTGCACTGTGGAGAGCCTCCTGCCAACAGCAGGCAATGCAGGCGTCTCTCTCGGTGCTGGCTTGCTGTTTGGCCTCATCACCATGCTGGTGCAGCATGCGGGCCTTTTCCTGACCGGCTTCCACACGGGGCTGTTTGCAGGCTTTGGTAGCATAGCCCTGATGCGGATCTGGTACACGCCGTCCACAGTGTGGCTGACTGTTGGTATCCTCCTCGCCTGCAGCATCCTGGGTGCTGTGCTCAACCTCTTCTGGCAGAAAG CCCTGACAATTCTAGGCACGAGCGTGTATGGAGGTGCCATGATGGTGGTAGGCTCAGACTACTTTGTGAGTCGGTCACGCCTGACAGACTGGTCCCTGGGTGTGATCCTACTCAAGCCCCCTCTGCCGCTGTGCTGGTTTTCCTGGCTCATACTGGCGCTGTGGCCACTGCTCATCGTCATCGGAGTGATCACCCAGTGGCGGCTCACTGGCCGTGGCACCTACCACTCTGACA TTGGGCCATCCCGAAGGTCTCGTCAACTCAACCTACAGAGAATAAGGCAAGAAGAATCCCGCGCAGAGCAACGACAGCGCAAATACCGATACTTGTACCAGGTGCGGACTGCTCACGGAGATGTCATCTCACAG TACCTACCTCTGCAGCCATGGTCCTCCGTTGCTTATCTTAACACGTCTGCTTGA
- the LOC126541322 gene encoding transmembrane protein 198 isoform X3: protein MQDQFFDHGRDTNSSETLDCEEFTFDYDIPVAILCGMYMVFGVVYTLYGYRCFKAVMFLTGFLFGSFVVFKICTVESLLPTAGNAGVSLGAGLLFGLITMLVQHAGLFLTGFHTGLFAGFGSIALMRIWYTPSTVWLTVGILLACSILGAVLNLFWQKVHDLTGRAWSCRAEGTGVRTNHWTKLGHWVCATGPDNSRHERVWRCHDGGRLRLLCESVTPDRLVPGCDPTQAPSAAVLVFLAHTGAVATAHRHRSDHPVAAHWPWHLPL, encoded by the exons ATGCAGGACCAGTTCTTCGACCATGGGCGAGACACCAACTCATCTGAGACTTTGGACTGTGAAGAATTCACCTTTGATTATGACATTCCAGTGGCTATACTGTGCGGCATGTACATGGTGTTTGGTGTTGTCTACACACTGTATG GGTATCGCTGCTTCAAGGCTGTGATGTTCCTGACGGGCTTCCTCTTTGGCTCCTTTGTGGTGTTCAAGATCTGCACTGTGGAGAGCCTCCTGCCAACAGCAGGCAATGCAGGCGTCTCTCTCGGTGCTGGCTTGCTGTTTGGCCTCATCACCATGCTGGTGCAGCATGCGGGCCTTTTCCTGACCGGCTTCCACACGGGGCTGTTTGCAGGCTTTGGTAGCATAGCCCTGATGCGGATCTGGTACACGCCGTCCACAGTGTGGCTGACTGTTGGTATCCTCCTCGCCTGCAGCATCCTGGGTGCTGTGCTCAACCTCTTCTGGCAGAAAG ttcatGATCTAACTGGTAGAGCATGGAGCTGCCGTGCTGAGGGAACCGGGGTCAGAACCAACCATTGgaccaagttgggtcactgggtgtgtgccaccgg CCCTGACAATTCTAGGCACGAGCGTGTATGGAGGTGCCATGATGGTGGTAGGCTCAGACTACTTTGTGAGTCGGTCACGCCTGACAGACTGGTCCCTGGGTGTGATCCTACTCAAGCCCCCTCTGCCGCTGTGCTGGTTTTCCTGGCTCATACTGGCGCTGTGGCCACTGCTCATCGTCATCGGAGTGATCACCCAGTGGCGGCTCACTGGCCGTGGCACCTACCACTCTGA